Proteins encoded together in one Riemerella anatipestifer window:
- the folE gene encoding GTP cyclohydrolase I FolE, whose protein sequence is MNNHFDNDDDVFTGKEHTPLRADAFEKTPEEKIAIIEKHFAEIMQTLGLDMTDDSLKDSPKRVAKMYVNEIFGGLLPENKPGISTFSNKYKYRQMLVEKDITVYSFCEHHFLPIIGRAHVAYISNGEVIGLSKINRIVDYYAKRPQVQERLTMQIVDALKEALGTNDVACIIDAKHLCVNCRGIKDTASSTITAELSGIFRTNPITRQEFLHYVGSHAKLD, encoded by the coding sequence ATGAATAACCATTTTGATAATGATGACGATGTGTTTACAGGCAAAGAGCACACACCCTTAAGAGCTGATGCCTTTGAGAAGACACCCGAAGAAAAAATTGCCATTATAGAGAAACATTTTGCCGAAATTATGCAAACTTTAGGGCTAGATATGACAGATGACTCTCTAAAAGATTCGCCTAAGCGAGTAGCTAAAATGTATGTAAATGAGATTTTTGGTGGACTACTTCCTGAAAACAAACCAGGTATCTCTACTTTTAGCAACAAGTATAAATACAGACAAATGCTCGTTGAAAAAGACATTACAGTCTATTCTTTTTGTGAGCATCATTTTTTACCTATCATTGGTAGAGCTCATGTGGCTTATATCTCTAACGGAGAGGTGATTGGGTTATCCAAAATCAATAGAATTGTAGATTACTACGCCAAACGCCCACAAGTGCAAGAAAGACTCACTATGCAAATAGTAGACGCTCTAAAAGAAGCTCTCGGCACTAATGATGTGGCTTGTATTATTGATGCTAAGCACCTCTGTGTTAATTGTAGAGGTATCAAAGACACGGCTAGTTCTACCATTACAGCGGAACTTAGTGGTATCTTTAGAACTAACCCTATCACTAGGCAAGAGTTTCTGCACTATGTTGGTAGTCATGCAAAACTAGATTAA